The following coding sequences lie in one Terriglobales bacterium genomic window:
- the mfd gene encoding transcription-repair coupling factor, with translation MLLPFVREAFADAEKTASFARLVSNLKTALQQLEGGGRDGAGRTRVSGLTPTAKLLHFALLHRALQRPLLLLVANNRAAEQILPVLRAFCELTGAAEAASVVALPVYDVLPFENLSPHPEIQETRATTLWKIVTGRASLVVAPIASAAMCLREQEYYADLARVVRKGEDIDAELLVEHLNTVGYSAVDVVEMPGEYALRGGILDVYSPETDRPVRIEFFGDEVESMRSFDPGSQRSQTPRDEVVLLPLTETPVSEQTLAAIHTRLSGKRVAGSQEIVEQAMASGGVSIFPGWEFYAPIAGTRSTIFDLLPRAVAFVDEPTSVNQEIEAWWEKINDAHERSNIGSLVRPEELYIPPPDLCARLEKLPGGSVEQLGITRVEEEEIAFSSQPTPRFHGSMPAAVEEVRKLVAENQQIVFALPSLGEVERMAEILGEYNIAYRLGSRGQKSAGTYADEATQYFSDEQAGAVLLVKAFVPEGVRLPEAHLSVFGALDLFDDSEVVASHSEGRKSKVSAFLSDFRDLAVGDYVVHVEHGIGQYLGLKEISQSEGEPPLEFMVLEYADAAKLYVPLTRLDLVQKYRSAEGGKPVLNHLGSAAWGKTKARVKKAMADMADELLKLYAERKSAQGIAFSADGQWQREFEDAFEYNETEDQLQATADIKRDMESQQPMDRLLCGDVGYGKTEVAMRAAFKAAGDSKQVAVLAPTTVLAFQHWETFKRRFAAFPLTIEMISRFRSAKEQKEIQQRVEAGKVDILIGTHRLLSKDIKFADLGLVIVDEEQRFGVRHKEKLKQLKKEVDVLAMSATPIPRTLHMSLVGLRDMSVIETPPQDRMAIQTVVAGFDEKLIRTAIEHELERGGQIYFVHNRVESIYEIAAKLQDLVPSARVLVGHGQMPENELERVMLKFIRHEADVLVATTIIENGLDIPLCNTMIINRADRHGLSELYQLRGRVGRSNRRAYAYLLIPAEAELTPVARRRLAALKEFSDLGAGFKIAALDLELRGAGNLLGGQQSGHIDAVGFEMYTSMLEQAVRELKGEAAPQEVDTQLNLGLNIRIPADYIGEENQRLRMYKRVAGVEDEKALADVTAELSDRYGAPPAAVENLLRYAALRLQSKRIGVAGIDRKRDLVNIRFVADAKIDPQRLADFVAKERGAQFSPAGILKFTLKATQAEEVLEKLQSLLGNLAAEKITVS, from the coding sequence ATGTTGCTGCCGTTCGTCCGTGAAGCTTTCGCGGACGCAGAAAAGACTGCCAGTTTTGCGCGCCTGGTCTCAAATCTTAAAACTGCTCTTCAACAACTGGAGGGGGGTGGTAGAGACGGCGCGGGGCGTACTCGTGTCTCTGGACTTACTCCCACCGCTAAGCTACTTCACTTTGCATTGCTTCATCGCGCTCTCCAGCGGCCTCTGCTGCTGCTCGTAGCCAATAACCGGGCTGCGGAGCAGATCTTGCCGGTGCTGCGCGCTTTTTGCGAACTGACCGGCGCTGCCGAGGCTGCCAGCGTGGTTGCACTTCCGGTTTACGACGTTCTGCCTTTTGAAAATCTCTCGCCGCATCCTGAAATCCAGGAGACGCGGGCCACGACTCTCTGGAAGATCGTGACCGGCCGGGCTTCGCTGGTGGTTGCTCCCATTGCATCGGCGGCGATGTGCCTGCGCGAGCAGGAGTATTACGCCGACCTGGCGCGGGTGGTCCGTAAAGGCGAAGACATTGATGCCGAACTCCTGGTCGAGCACCTGAACACCGTGGGCTACAGCGCCGTTGACGTGGTCGAGATGCCCGGCGAATATGCCCTGCGCGGCGGCATTCTGGATGTGTATTCCCCGGAAACAGACCGGCCGGTGCGCATTGAGTTCTTTGGGGATGAAGTGGAATCCATGCGCAGCTTCGACCCTGGCTCGCAGCGCTCACAGACTCCACGCGATGAAGTTGTTTTGCTGCCGTTGACCGAAACACCGGTTTCCGAGCAGACGCTGGCGGCGATCCATACCCGGCTCTCAGGGAAGCGCGTCGCAGGGTCGCAAGAGATCGTGGAGCAGGCAATGGCCTCTGGCGGAGTTTCTATCTTCCCAGGATGGGAATTTTATGCGCCTATCGCCGGAACGCGATCTACAATTTTTGACTTGCTGCCGCGCGCAGTTGCATTTGTGGATGAGCCCACGAGCGTAAACCAGGAGATTGAGGCTTGGTGGGAGAAAATTAACGACGCCCATGAGCGCAGCAACATCGGATCGCTGGTAAGACCCGAAGAGCTCTACATTCCGCCGCCGGATTTATGTGCACGTTTGGAAAAGCTCCCCGGCGGGAGCGTCGAGCAGCTTGGAATTACCCGCGTAGAGGAAGAGGAGATTGCTTTTTCTTCCCAGCCGACGCCGCGCTTTCATGGATCCATGCCCGCAGCGGTTGAAGAAGTCCGTAAGCTGGTTGCAGAGAACCAGCAAATCGTTTTTGCCTTGCCCAGCCTGGGTGAGGTGGAGCGCATGGCCGAGATCCTGGGCGAGTACAACATTGCCTATCGCCTGGGCAGTCGCGGACAGAAATCTGCCGGAACCTACGCCGATGAAGCCACACAATACTTTTCTGACGAGCAGGCTGGGGCGGTGTTGCTGGTAAAGGCCTTCGTGCCCGAGGGCGTGCGTCTTCCTGAAGCCCATCTGTCGGTGTTTGGCGCGCTCGACCTGTTTGATGACTCGGAAGTAGTTGCAAGCCACTCGGAGGGGCGTAAGTCGAAGGTATCGGCGTTTCTCTCTGACTTTCGCGATCTGGCGGTTGGGGACTATGTGGTGCACGTCGAGCACGGCATTGGCCAGTACCTGGGCTTGAAAGAAATTTCGCAGAGCGAAGGCGAACCGCCACTGGAGTTCATGGTGCTGGAGTATGCCGACGCGGCCAAGCTCTACGTGCCTCTCACCCGGCTTGATCTGGTGCAGAAGTATCGCTCCGCCGAAGGCGGCAAGCCGGTGCTCAATCATCTGGGAAGCGCGGCCTGGGGCAAGACCAAGGCGCGCGTGAAGAAGGCCATGGCAGATATGGCCGACGAACTGCTGAAGCTTTACGCCGAACGCAAGAGCGCGCAAGGTATCGCCTTCTCGGCTGATGGGCAATGGCAGCGGGAATTCGAAGACGCTTTCGAGTACAACGAGACCGAAGATCAGCTTCAGGCCACCGCCGACATCAAGCGTGACATGGAATCGCAGCAGCCTATGGACCGACTGCTGTGCGGAGACGTGGGATACGGCAAGACAGAAGTTGCCATGCGGGCGGCTTTCAAAGCAGCGGGTGACAGCAAACAAGTTGCAGTGCTCGCGCCCACGACCGTGCTTGCCTTCCAGCATTGGGAGACGTTTAAACGGCGCTTTGCGGCTTTTCCGCTCACCATAGAAATGATAAGCCGCTTCCGTTCGGCGAAGGAACAAAAAGAAATTCAGCAGAGGGTGGAGGCCGGGAAAGTAGATATTCTCATTGGCACGCACCGGTTGCTTTCCAAAGATATAAAATTCGCCGACCTTGGCCTGGTCATTGTGGATGAAGAGCAGCGCTTCGGAGTGCGTCATAAAGAAAAGCTGAAGCAGTTGAAGAAAGAAGTGGATGTGCTCGCCATGTCGGCCACGCCCATTCCGCGGACGCTGCATATGTCTCTCGTTGGGTTGCGCGACATGAGCGTGATTGAAACCCCGCCGCAGGACCGCATGGCCATCCAGACCGTGGTGGCCGGGTTTGACGAAAAACTTATCCGCACGGCGATTGAACACGAATTGGAACGTGGCGGGCAGATATATTTTGTCCATAACCGGGTGGAATCTATCTACGAAATTGCCGCCAAACTTCAGGACCTGGTTCCCAGCGCGCGTGTGCTGGTGGGCCATGGACAGATGCCGGAAAACGAACTGGAAAGAGTCATGCTCAAATTTATCCGGCATGAGGCAGACGTTCTGGTCGCCACCACCATCATCGAAAACGGGCTCGATATTCCGCTGTGCAACACTATGATCATCAATCGCGCCGACCGGCACGGGCTGAGTGAGTTGTACCAGTTGCGCGGACGCGTAGGGCGCTCCAACCGCCGCGCCTATGCCTATCTGCTGATTCCTGCCGAGGCCGAACTCACACCGGTTGCCCGCCGCCGCCTCGCCGCCCTGAAGGAATTTTCTGACCTGGGAGCGGGATTCAAGATCGCCGCGCTCGATCTGGAATTGCGCGGCGCGGGCAACCTGCTGGGTGGCCAGCAGAGCGGCCACATTGATGCCGTGGGCTTTGAAATGTACACCTCGATGCTGGAGCAGGCAGTGCGCGAACTCAAGGGAGAAGCTGCGCCGCAGGAAGTTGATACGCAACTGAACCTCGGCCTGAACATTCGCATTCCCGCCGATTACATTGGAGAAGAAAACCAGCGTCTGCGCATGTACAAGCGCGTTGCCGGAGTGGAAGACGAAAAGGCCCTTGCCGATGTGACGGCGGAGTTGAGCGACCGCTACGGGGCGCCTCCGGCTGCGGTGGAGAATCTGTTGCGCTACGCAGCTCTGCGATTGCAG